The following proteins are co-located in the Panthera tigris isolate Pti1 chromosome F2, P.tigris_Pti1_mat1.1, whole genome shotgun sequence genome:
- the IQANK1 gene encoding LOW QUALITY PROTEIN: IQ motif and ankyrin repeat domain-containing protein 1 (The sequence of the model RefSeq protein was modified relative to this genomic sequence to represent the inferred CDS: inserted 2 bases in 2 codons): MSSKKAGAKAAPSGKRQTSVPGARPGAPRAVAGKPGAHRQPPGQRQTGPQAEAPAGPAAEDGAATIIQCAFRQLLARRALARRRQEHRNYLQRVERLEREAFVALVRREQEAARRRREAEEAAERRRRRRRQEDRQRGARLREAAFAGDLGEIKAVLREVDELLTREGVGHDEAGLALRRRGRVALVESEDRGGNTPLSEAAAGGQTLAIRLLAEQGASPNSKGAYGRTPLYRAAFGGHLEAVEALLELGADPRVYAEDGSTPEQVASLDAVVSVLRSWDLGLTEAMLQSMEAERQRRXREAERQEEAQAKRLKSRVQQLAEEGRRRHRELQQAYCELNRRITEHDKGEGRRLGRTELTLQAIKDAEAQVDRLRLEARKAEETLAVARLELREQTQEGEEEEEEEEEEEAAAAATAAPGLKCQVTELHDVLMKDVGDRIRADGRWPLVIDPSGQAATFLRYQDTNYVDAVNPGHLRPERIRLALLGALRYGKPLVFDLCDVDLFPAVRQQLEAVQPGLAQELLGRGLLERERYLSLVRPADGPEYGPXGFQEARLRHFRLLFVTGAQRPSEEQLRVLLPVRVQLPRGGL, encoded by the exons ggCCCGCCGCGGAGGATGGAGCGGCCACGATCATCCAGTGTGCGTTCCGGCAGCTCCTGGCCCGAAGGGCGCTGGCCCGCCGCCGGCAGGAGCACCGCAACTACCTGCAGCGCGTTGAACGGCTGGAGAGGGAG GCCTTCGTGGCCCTGGTGCGGAGGGAGCAGGAGGCGGCGCGGAGGCGGCGGGAGGCGGAGGAGGCGgccgagcggcggcggcggcggcggcggcaggaggATCGACAGCGCGGGGCGCGGCTGCGGGAGGCGGCCTTCGCCGGGGACCTGGGCGAGATCAAGGCGGTCCTgcgggag GTGGACGAGCTGCTGACTCGCGAGGGCGTGGGCCACGACGAGGCGGGGTTGGCGCTGCGGCGGCGGGGGCGCGTGGCCCTGGTGGAGAGCGAGGACCGCGGCGGGAACACGCCGCTGTCGGAGGCGGCGGCCGGCGGGCAGACCCTGGCCATCCGGCTGCTGGCCGAGCAGGGCGCCAGCCCCAACAGCAAG GGCGCCTACGGCCGGACGCCGCTGTACCGGGCGGCCTTCGGGGGGCACCTGGAGGCTGTGGAGGCGCTTCTGGAGCTCGGAGCGGACCCCCGGGTGTACGCAGAAGACGGTAGCACCCCCGAGCAG GTGGCCTCCCTGGACGCCGTGGTTAGTGTGCTGAGGTCCTGGGACCTAGGCCTCACTGAGGCCATGCTGCAGAGCATGGAGGCCGAGCGGCAGCGCC GCCGGGAGGCCGAGCGACAGGAGGAGGCACAGGCCAagcg cctgAAGTCTCGAGTGCAGCAGCTGGCTGAGGAAGGGCGGCGGCGCCACAGAGAG CTGCAGCAGGCCTACTGTGAGCTCAACCGGAGGATCACGGAGCACGACAAGGGTGAAGGGAGGCGCCTGGGCCGCACTGAGCTCACGCTGCAG gccaTCAAGGACGCGGAGGCCCAAGTGGACAGGCTACGTCTGGAGGCCCGGAAGGCGGAGGAGACGCTGGCCGTGGCCAGGCTGGAGCTGCGGGAGCAGACCCAGGAgg gggaggaggaggaggaggaggaggaggaggaggaggcggcggcggcggcaacgGCGGCGCCGGGGCTGAAATGCCAGGTCACTGAGCTGCACGACGTACTGATGAAGGATGTGGGCGACCGCATCCGCGCGGATGGCAG GTGGCCTCTTGTCATCGACCCTTCGGGCCAGGCAGCCACCTTCCTGCGCTACCAGGACACCAACTACGTGGACGCGGTGAACCCGGGCCACTTGCGGCCGGAGAGGATCCGGCTGGCGCTGCTGGGGGCGCTCAG GTACGGGAAGCCGCTGGTGTTCGACCTGTGCGACGTGGACCTGTTCCCCGCGGTGCGGCAGCAGCTGGAGGCGGTGCAGCCCGGCCTGGCGCAGGAGCTGCTGGGCCGCGGGCTCCTGGAGCGGGAGCGGTACCTGTCGCTGGTGCGGCCCGCCGACGGCCCCGAGTACGGCC CCGGGTTCCAGGAGGCGCGCCTGCGGCACTTCCGCCTCCTCTTCGTCACCGGGGCTCAGCGGCCGTCGGAGGAGCAGCTGCGGGTGCTGCTCCCCGTGCGCGTGCAGCTGCCCCGCGGGGGCCTCTAG